A genome region from Thermomonospora amylolytica includes the following:
- a CDS encoding response regulator transcription factor, whose translation MRVLIVEDEPYLAEAVRDGLRLEAIAADIAGDGDTALELLSINSYDIAVLDRDIPGPSGDEIARRIVASGSGVPILMLTAADRIDDKASGFELGADDYLTKPFELRELVLRLRALDRRRAYARPPVREIAGLRVDPFRREVFRDGRYVALTRKQFAVLEVLVAAEGGVVSAEELLERAWDANVDPFTNAVRITVSALRKRLGEPWIIATVPGVGYRIDTGLDTGVGTARPGSTHE comes from the coding sequence ATGCGCGTGCTGATCGTGGAGGACGAGCCCTACCTGGCCGAAGCCGTCCGTGACGGTCTCCGGCTGGAGGCGATCGCCGCCGACATCGCCGGCGACGGCGACACCGCCCTGGAACTGCTCAGCATCAACTCCTACGACATCGCGGTCCTGGACCGTGACATCCCCGGCCCCTCCGGCGACGAGATCGCCCGGCGCATCGTCGCCTCCGGCAGCGGCGTCCCGATCCTCATGCTCACCGCCGCCGACCGGATCGACGACAAGGCCTCCGGGTTCGAGCTCGGCGCCGACGACTACCTCACCAAACCGTTCGAGCTTCGGGAGCTCGTGCTGCGGCTGCGGGCGCTGGACCGCCGGCGCGCGTACGCCCGGCCCCCGGTGCGCGAGATCGCGGGCCTGCGGGTGGACCCGTTCCGCCGGGAGGTCTTCCGCGACGGACGCTACGTCGCGCTCACCCGCAAGCAGTTCGCCGTGCTCGAAGTCCTCGTCGCCGCCGAGGGCGGTGTCGTCAGCGCCGAAGAGCTCCTGGAGCGGGCCTGGGACGCCAACGTCGACCCCTTCACCAACGCCGTCCGCATCACCGTCTCCGCCCTGCGCAAACGACTCGGCGAACCATGGATCATCGCCACGGTGCCCGGCGTCGGCTACCGCATCGACACCGGCCTGGACACCGGCGTGGGCACCGCCCGCCCTGGCAGCACTCATGAATAG
- a CDS encoding toxin-antitoxin system HicB family antitoxin, producing the protein MDLMPYVENLRRELAVAAEAGGPDARALAERLTGVLESAARLTLLEALSAAADEITRDLAPGSVDVRLRGGDPEFVVTPPQPGPSSEGAVGGAETAPPAGPPAGEEGGTARVTLRLPEHLKLRVEEAAGRQGISVNAWLVRAISAAFEPGTGSRPADRPQPPSGRSYTGWVR; encoded by the coding sequence ATGGACCTGATGCCGTACGTGGAGAACCTCCGCCGCGAGCTCGCCGTCGCCGCCGAGGCGGGCGGCCCGGACGCCCGCGCGCTGGCCGAGCGCCTCACCGGCGTCCTCGAATCGGCCGCCAGGCTCACCCTGCTGGAGGCGTTGTCAGCGGCGGCGGACGAGATCACCCGCGATCTCGCACCGGGTTCGGTCGACGTGCGGCTGCGCGGCGGCGACCCGGAGTTCGTGGTGACGCCGCCGCAGCCGGGGCCGTCTTCGGAGGGCGCGGTCGGCGGGGCGGAGACGGCGCCGCCCGCCGGGCCGCCGGCCGGCGAGGAGGGCGGCACCGCGCGGGTGACCCTGCGGCTGCCCGAGCACCTCAAGCTGCGCGTGGAGGAGGCGGCCGGCCGGCAGGGGATCTCGGTCAACGCCTGGCTGGTCCGCGCCATATCCGCCGCGTTCGAGCCGGGCACCGGGAGTCGTCCCGCCGACCGGCCGCAGCCCCCGAGCGGGCGCAGCTACACCGGCTGGGTGCGTTAG
- a CDS encoding DUF4097 family beta strand repeat-containing protein yields the protein MPAFDTPEPITADIQIYTGQVRIHASDRADTVVEVHPTDPSTEASVQAAERTIVEFSGGRLLVKGPKPNVLGHLRNWRGSIDVTVDLPAGSRVEAEVAADFIATGPLGQTVLRNSLGDVRLEETGPLEAKASIGDISVDRVTGSAEVTTSTGSIRIGTIDGPGNVKASTGAITFGEATGDLQLKTGTGDITIDRAVGDLTVKTAHGRIRIGAAVSGTIRLEGGHGKVDVGIAEGTAAWLDLHSKNGVVRNTLTAAEGPETGDTVVEVHAHTNWGDIAVHRS from the coding sequence ATGCCTGCTTTCGACACCCCCGAACCGATCACCGCCGACATCCAGATCTACACTGGCCAGGTCCGCATCCATGCGAGCGACCGGGCCGACACCGTGGTGGAGGTGCACCCCACCGACCCGTCCACCGAGGCGAGCGTGCAGGCCGCCGAGCGGACGATCGTCGAGTTCTCCGGCGGACGGCTGCTGGTCAAGGGCCCCAAGCCCAATGTCCTCGGGCACCTGCGCAACTGGCGCGGCTCCATCGATGTGACCGTCGACCTGCCGGCCGGCTCCCGCGTCGAGGCCGAGGTCGCCGCGGACTTCATCGCCACCGGCCCGCTCGGCCAGACGGTCCTGCGCAACTCGCTCGGCGACGTCCGCCTGGAGGAGACCGGCCCCCTGGAGGCCAAGGCGTCCATCGGCGACATCTCCGTCGACCGGGTGACCGGATCCGCCGAGGTGACCACCTCCACCGGGTCGATCCGGATCGGGACCATCGACGGCCCCGGCAACGTGAAGGCCTCCACCGGCGCCATCACCTTCGGCGAAGCGACCGGAGACCTGCAGCTGAAGACCGGTACCGGCGACATCACCATCGACCGGGCGGTGGGCGACCTCACCGTCAAGACCGCGCACGGCCGGATCCGGATCGGCGCGGCGGTGAGCGGCACCATCCGCCTGGAGGGCGGCCACGGCAAGGTCGACGTCGGGATCGCCGAGGGCACGGCCGCCTGGCTGGACCTGCACTCCAAGAACGGCGTGGTGCGCAACACCCTGACCGCCGCCGAAGGCCCCGAGACCGGCGACACGGTCGTCGAGGTGCACGCGCACACCAACTGGGGCGACATCGCCGTCCATCGGTCCTGA
- a CDS encoding ATP-binding cassette domain-containing protein — MSDAITAEGLVKRYGEVTALDGLSFSVPQGTVLALLGPNGAGKTTTVRILTTLLHPDGGRATVAGYDVVRDARRLRAHIGLSGQYAAVDEHLTGAENLEMVGRLYHLGAKRSKARARELLERFDLTDAADRPVKGYSGGMRRRIDLAGALVADPPVLFLDEPTTGLDPRARAALWDTISELVAGGSTLLLTTQYMEEADRLADQIMVVDHGRAIARGTADELKDRVGGNRIELTVTDAAELETARQTLAWFAVGAMRTVPESLQITVPVTDGPEALRQILGRLADEGVRVRDAGLRRPTLDDVYLTLTGHRASGTGPQAQEATR, encoded by the coding sequence ATGAGCGACGCGATCACAGCCGAAGGACTGGTCAAGAGATACGGCGAGGTGACCGCCCTGGACGGGCTGAGCTTCTCCGTCCCGCAAGGAACGGTGCTCGCCCTGCTCGGCCCGAACGGCGCCGGCAAGACCACGACGGTACGGATCCTGACCACACTGCTGCACCCCGACGGCGGCCGCGCCACCGTCGCCGGATACGACGTCGTCCGCGACGCCCGGCGGCTGCGCGCGCATATCGGGCTGTCCGGCCAGTACGCCGCCGTCGACGAGCACCTCACCGGCGCCGAGAACCTGGAGATGGTCGGGCGCCTCTACCACCTGGGCGCCAAGCGCAGCAAGGCCCGCGCCCGCGAGCTGCTGGAACGCTTCGACCTCACCGACGCCGCCGACCGTCCGGTGAAGGGCTACTCCGGCGGCATGCGCCGCCGCATCGACCTGGCCGGCGCGCTGGTCGCCGACCCGCCGGTGCTGTTCCTGGACGAACCCACCACCGGCCTGGACCCCCGCGCCCGCGCCGCGCTGTGGGACACCATCTCCGAACTCGTCGCGGGCGGCAGCACGCTGCTGCTCACCACCCAGTACATGGAGGAGGCCGACCGCCTCGCCGACCAGATCATGGTCGTCGACCACGGCCGCGCCATCGCCCGCGGCACCGCCGACGAGCTCAAGGACCGGGTCGGCGGCAACCGCATCGAGCTGACCGTGACCGACGCCGCCGAGCTGGAGACCGCCCGGCAGACGCTGGCCTGGTTCGCCGTCGGCGCCATGCGGACCGTGCCGGAATCGCTCCAGATCACCGTCCCGGTCACCGACGGCCCCGAGGCGCTCCGCCAGATCCTCGGCCGGCTCGCCGACGAGGGAGTCCGGGTGCGGGACGCCGGGCTGCGGCGGCCCACCCTCGACGACGTCTACCTCACCCTGACCGGGCACCGGGCGTCCGGCACCGGCCCGCAGGCCCAGGAGGCCACCCGATGA
- a CDS encoding ABC transporter permease: MNALTMPIADGWTIAKRNTLKIRRSPDLLGAAVMFPIVFVLMFAYVFGSVIDVPGMSYREFLLPGIFVQAVLISAQTTGYTLTLDLQKGIFDRFRSLPMAPSAVLIGQTVSDLLMNLASLVVMAVMGLIVGWRVHTSPQEAVLGFGLLLLFAYAFSWVTATVALALRTPENFNNIATMVSFPLMFISNAFLDSSELPTPLRVAAEWNPVSTFTQAARELFGNTSTAMKTSDAWPIQHAVPASLLWIAVMLIVFVPLATRLYKKAVSA, from the coding sequence ATGAACGCGCTCACCATGCCCATCGCCGACGGCTGGACCATCGCCAAGCGCAACACCCTGAAGATCAGGCGGTCGCCGGACCTGCTCGGCGCCGCGGTCATGTTCCCGATCGTGTTCGTGCTGATGTTCGCCTACGTCTTCGGCAGCGTCATCGACGTGCCGGGGATGTCGTACCGGGAGTTCCTGCTGCCGGGCATCTTCGTCCAGGCCGTGCTCATCAGCGCGCAGACCACCGGGTACACGCTCACCCTGGACCTGCAGAAGGGCATCTTCGACCGGTTCCGCTCGCTGCCCATGGCCCCGTCCGCGGTGCTGATCGGCCAGACCGTCAGCGACCTGCTGATGAACCTCGCCAGCCTGGTCGTCATGGCGGTGATGGGGCTGATCGTCGGCTGGCGGGTGCACACCTCGCCGCAGGAGGCCGTTCTCGGCTTCGGGCTGCTGCTGCTGTTCGCCTACGCGTTCTCCTGGGTCACCGCGACCGTCGCGCTGGCCCTGCGCACGCCGGAGAACTTCAACAACATCGCCACCATGGTCTCCTTCCCGCTGATGTTCATCTCCAACGCCTTCCTCGACAGCTCCGAACTGCCCACGCCGCTGCGCGTCGCCGCCGAGTGGAACCCCGTCTCCACCTTCACCCAGGCCGCCCGCGAGCTGTTCGGCAACACCAGCACCGCGATGAAGACCTCCGACGCCTGGCCCATCCAGCACGCCGTCCCGGCGTCACTGCTGTGGATCGCCGTCATGCTGATCGTGTTCGTCCCGCTGGCGACCCGCCTCTACAAGAAGGCGGTCAGCGCCTGA
- a CDS encoding RNA polymerase sigma-70 factor — translation MSERTMDTAEPSARGDRVDSATEAFVAHRNLLFTVAYEILGSAADAEDVLQETWLRWAGVDLDAVRDQRAYLVRIATRQALGRLRALGRRKESYVGPWLPEPLLTAPDVAEDVELADSVSMAMLLVLEALAPTERAVFVLREVFGLGYDEIAEAVDKSPAAVRQIAHRARSHVAARRPREAVSPAETRAAIQAFQRAVETGDLQDLLDILAPDVVLLSDGGGLKRAVPRPIAGAGRVARLLAAGWDRVGAEAAVEPVQVNGHPALILRLNGEIDGVVAMRVENGLITGLYFVRNPEKLSRVKQETALSR, via the coding sequence ATGAGCGAGCGAACGATGGACACGGCCGAGCCGTCCGCTCGTGGCGACCGCGTGGACTCCGCCACTGAGGCGTTCGTCGCCCACCGCAACCTGCTGTTCACCGTGGCCTACGAGATCCTCGGCTCCGCTGCCGACGCCGAGGACGTTCTGCAGGAGACCTGGTTGCGGTGGGCGGGCGTCGATCTGGACGCGGTGCGGGATCAGCGCGCGTACCTGGTGCGGATCGCCACCCGGCAGGCGCTGGGCCGGCTGCGTGCGCTCGGTCGGCGCAAGGAGTCCTATGTCGGCCCCTGGCTGCCCGAGCCGTTGCTGACCGCGCCGGACGTGGCCGAGGACGTCGAGTTGGCCGACAGCGTGTCGATGGCGATGCTGCTGGTGCTGGAGGCGCTCGCGCCGACCGAGCGGGCGGTGTTCGTGCTGCGCGAGGTGTTCGGCCTCGGGTACGACGAGATCGCCGAAGCCGTCGACAAGAGCCCGGCCGCGGTCCGCCAGATCGCCCACCGGGCACGCTCGCACGTCGCCGCGCGCCGACCGCGCGAGGCGGTCTCCCCGGCCGAGACCCGGGCCGCGATCCAGGCCTTCCAGCGGGCGGTCGAGACCGGCGACCTGCAGGACCTGCTCGACATCCTCGCGCCGGACGTCGTTCTTTTGAGTGACGGTGGCGGACTCAAGCGGGCCGTGCCGCGGCCCATCGCGGGGGCCGGCCGGGTGGCTCGCTTGCTGGCCGCCGGCTGGGACAGGGTCGGGGCCGAGGCGGCGGTCGAGCCGGTCCAGGTCAACGGGCATCCGGCGCTGATTCTCCGACTCAACGGAGAGATCGACGGCGTTGTGGCGATGCGGGTCGAGAACGGCCTCATCACCGGGCTCTACTTCGTACGCAATCCCGAGAAGCTGTCGCGGGTGAAGCAGGAGACCGCGCTGAGCCGCTGA
- a CDS encoding DoxX family protein has product MNLTLWIAAGLLAAVALLGGITKTFVPKEELAAHNGGEWTGQAGVGFVKTLGILELLAAVGLILPAALGIAPVMVPVTAVCWVLLMVGAMITHGRLGQFKLVMLNSVYLALAAFVAWGRFSLEPFTG; this is encoded by the coding sequence GTGAACCTCACTCTGTGGATCGCCGCCGGACTGCTGGCCGCGGTCGCCCTGCTCGGCGGCATCACCAAGACGTTCGTCCCCAAGGAGGAACTGGCCGCGCATAACGGCGGCGAGTGGACCGGACAGGCCGGCGTCGGCTTCGTCAAGACCCTCGGGATCCTCGAGCTCCTGGCCGCGGTCGGCCTCATCCTGCCCGCCGCGCTCGGCATCGCACCGGTCATGGTGCCGGTGACCGCCGTCTGCTGGGTCCTGCTCATGGTCGGCGCGATGATCACCCATGGCCGCCTCGGCCAATTCAAGCTGGTGATGCTGAATTCGGTCTATCTCGCGCTTGCGGCCTTCGTCGCGTGGGGCCGCTTCAGCCTTGAGCCTTTCACCGGCTGA
- the rox gene encoding rifampin monooxygenase — protein MFDVIIAGGGPTGLMLAGELRLHDVRVLVLEKETEPTRYVRALGLHVRSIEVMDQRGLLERFLAHGRRYELGGFFAGIAKPSPDRLDTTHPYVLGIPQTTTDRLLAERATELGAEIRRGCELVGLSQDEDGVTAELADGTRLRSRYLVGCDGGRSTVRKLLGVGFPGEPAKVETLLGEMEVTEDPATVAAIVAEVRRTQLRFGVTPFGEGVYRVVVPAEGVAEDRTVPPTLEEFRQRLRAVAGTDFGVHSPRWLSRFGDATRLAERYRVGRVLLAGDAAHIHPPAGGQGLNLGIQDAFNLGWKLAAEIGGWAPEGLLDSYHTERRPVAADVLDNTRAQMELMSTEPGPRAVRRLMSELMDFEEVNRYLIEKITAIGVRYDFGEGHDLLGRRMRDVGLKRGRLYELMHGGRGLLLDQTGRLSVAGWADRIDHVVDVSEELDVPAVLLRPDGHVAWAGEDQQDLLDHLPRWFGAPVG, from the coding sequence ATGTTCGACGTGATCATTGCCGGTGGTGGACCGACCGGGTTGATGCTGGCCGGCGAGTTGCGGCTGCACGACGTGCGCGTGCTGGTGCTGGAGAAGGAGACGGAGCCGACCAGGTACGTCCGTGCGCTCGGCCTGCACGTGCGCAGCATCGAGGTGATGGACCAGCGCGGTCTGCTGGAGCGGTTCCTCGCGCACGGCCGGCGGTACGAGCTCGGCGGGTTCTTCGCCGGCATCGCCAAGCCCTCCCCCGACCGGCTGGACACCACGCATCCCTACGTGCTCGGCATCCCGCAGACCACCACCGATCGCCTGCTGGCCGAGCGCGCCACCGAACTCGGCGCCGAGATCCGGCGCGGCTGCGAGCTGGTCGGGCTGAGCCAGGACGAGGACGGGGTGACCGCCGAACTGGCCGACGGCACGCGGCTGCGCTCGCGCTACCTCGTCGGCTGCGACGGCGGCCGCAGCACGGTGCGCAAGCTGCTCGGCGTCGGCTTCCCCGGCGAGCCCGCCAAGGTCGAGACGCTGCTGGGCGAGATGGAGGTGACCGAGGATCCGGCGACGGTCGCCGCCATCGTCGCGGAAGTCCGCAGGACCCAGCTGCGGTTCGGCGTCACGCCCTTCGGGGAGGGGGTGTACCGCGTCGTCGTGCCCGCCGAGGGGGTGGCCGAGGACCGCACGGTCCCACCGACCCTCGAGGAGTTCAGGCAGCGGCTGCGGGCGGTCGCCGGCACCGACTTCGGCGTGCACTCCCCGCGCTGGCTGTCCCGGTTCGGCGACGCCACCCGGCTGGCCGAGCGCTACCGGGTCGGCCGGGTGCTGCTGGCCGGCGACGCGGCGCACATCCACCCGCCGGCCGGTGGGCAGGGCCTCAACCTCGGCATCCAGGACGCGTTCAACCTCGGCTGGAAACTGGCCGCCGAGATCGGCGGCTGGGCCCCGGAGGGGCTGCTGGACAGCTACCACACCGAACGGCGCCCGGTGGCCGCCGACGTGCTGGACAACACCCGCGCGCAGATGGAGCTGATGTCCACCGAGCCGGGGCCCCGGGCAGTGCGCCGGCTGATGTCGGAACTGATGGACTTCGAGGAGGTGAACCGGTACCTGATCGAGAAGATCACCGCGATCGGGGTCCGCTACGACTTCGGCGAGGGGCACGACCTGCTCGGCCGGCGGATGCGGGACGTGGGGTTGAAGCGGGGGCGCCTCTACGAGCTGATGCACGGTGGCCGCGGGCTGCTGCTCGACCAGACCGGCCGGCTCTCGGTCGCCGGCTGGGCCGACCGGATCGACCACGTCGTCGACGTCAGCGAGGAACTGGACGTGCCCGCCGTGCTGCTGCGGCCGGACGGCCACGTGGCCTGGGCCGGCGAGGACCAGCAGGATCTGCTCGACCACCTGCCCAGGTGGTTCGGCGCACCCGTCGGCTGA
- a CDS encoding VOC family protein: MTTRLVQIHMKARDDSALGRFWAEALGWGVSSEGPGVTNLEPVGFDYPDPTAVCIDIVADPMPKTVKNRVHIDLATTSAAHQADLVARLKDLGANHIDIGQGDVPWTVLADPEGNEFCVLEPRSIYRDTGPIAAVVVDCTDPRAMARFWGEAMDWTVHEVTDEHAVLRSAKGVGPYLEFLSTPDVKTVRNRVHLDLRPYPGDDQAAEAARLRALGANDIDIGQGDVPWTVLADPEGNEFCVLTPL; encoded by the coding sequence ATGACGACGCGGCTTGTTCAGATTCATATGAAGGCTCGGGATGACTCGGCGCTCGGCCGGTTCTGGGCGGAGGCGCTCGGCTGGGGGGTTTCCAGCGAGGGACCCGGCGTGACCAACCTCGAGCCCGTGGGCTTCGACTATCCCGACCCCACCGCCGTCTGCATCGACATCGTCGCCGACCCGATGCCCAAAACGGTGAAGAACCGCGTGCACATCGATCTCGCCACCACCTCGGCGGCCCATCAGGCGGACCTGGTCGCGCGCCTGAAGGATCTCGGCGCCAACCACATCGACATCGGCCAGGGCGACGTTCCGTGGACGGTCCTGGCCGACCCTGAGGGCAACGAGTTCTGTGTGCTGGAGCCCCGATCGATCTACCGGGACACTGGGCCGATCGCCGCGGTGGTGGTCGACTGCACGGATCCGCGGGCCATGGCCCGGTTCTGGGGCGAGGCGATGGACTGGACCGTGCACGAGGTGACCGACGAGCATGCGGTGCTGCGCTCCGCCAAGGGCGTCGGGCCGTATCTGGAGTTCCTCAGCACGCCCGATGTGAAGACCGTGAGGAACCGCGTCCACCTCGACCTGCGGCCGTACCCCGGTGACGATCAAGCGGCGGAGGCGGCCCGGCTGCGGGCTCTCGGCGCCAACGACATCGACATCGGCCAAGGCGACGTGCCGTGGACCGTTCTCGCCGACCCTGAGGGCAACGAATTCTGCGTCCTCACCCCGCTCTGA
- a CDS encoding DUF1062 domain-containing protein, with product MLPWVVRRTRLPLLSLRCADCRSESATTGEGRFRVNANGKLLDVWLLVRCVSCDRTSKLTVHERAPVRSFDPAEIHGYRVNDPELVASRLLDPLFARRNRFTLDWTGAWRLDAPPARLDKAWPVQVEVVFEDPVPVRPDRLIAQGLGLSRNEVRRRIKCDIPLRRPTSAGFTFTGMAGD from the coding sequence GTGCTGCCCTGGGTCGTTCGTCGGACCAGGCTGCCTCTGCTGTCGTTGCGGTGCGCGGACTGCCGGTCGGAGTCGGCCACCACCGGCGAGGGCAGGTTCCGCGTCAACGCCAACGGCAAGCTGCTGGACGTGTGGCTGCTGGTCCGCTGCGTGTCCTGCGATCGGACGAGCAAGCTCACCGTGCACGAACGGGCGCCGGTCAGGTCCTTCGATCCGGCCGAGATCCACGGCTACCGCGTCAACGATCCGGAACTGGTGGCGTCCAGGCTGCTGGATCCGCTGTTCGCCCGGCGCAACCGCTTCACCCTGGACTGGACGGGGGCCTGGCGGCTGGACGCCCCGCCGGCACGGCTCGACAAGGCGTGGCCGGTCCAGGTGGAGGTCGTCTTCGAGGATCCGGTACCGGTGCGCCCGGACCGGCTCATCGCGCAAGGGCTCGGCCTCAGCAGGAACGAGGTACGACGCCGGATCAAGTGCGACATTCCGCTGCGCCGTCCGACGAGCGCCGGATTCACCTTCACCGGGATGGCCGGGGACTAG
- a CDS encoding phosphotransferase — translation MFASVCREATSVHQCRFPAGVMDRVIGKGMAGDTGCVQYEDEQPLSGGNVSGGVVRVGDTVRRPAGPWTPAVHALLTHLYEVGFRAAPRPLGIDDQGCEVLSFAPGTVVWPDRLALLEPSRRLAHIARLIRDFHDAVQDFTPPPDARWRALIPAEGGDIIAHNDLAPWNLVAGEQGWVFIDWDAAAPGSHLWDVAYAVHGFIPLSADPGLQQADAATRLRVFADACGLDEDQRRRLVPLLGRRTRSMHDFLREQAARGTQPWEALGAGSRRRLAQRRRVHRAPPTDMGAGPARWVTATSGRLASADDRSGERFDLSRS, via the coding sequence ATGTTCGCCAGTGTGTGCCGGGAAGCGACCTCGGTCCATCAGTGCCGATTTCCTGCGGGTGTCATGGATCGTGTGATCGGGAAGGGGATGGCCGGCGACACTGGCTGTGTGCAGTACGAGGATGAGCAGCCGTTGTCGGGTGGGAACGTCAGCGGTGGCGTCGTCCGGGTGGGGGACACCGTCCGTCGTCCCGCAGGGCCGTGGACTCCCGCGGTGCACGCGCTGCTCACGCACCTGTACGAGGTGGGCTTTCGGGCGGCTCCGCGCCCTTTGGGCATCGACGATCAGGGATGTGAAGTGCTGAGCTTCGCCCCCGGCACCGTGGTCTGGCCCGACCGGTTGGCCCTGCTGGAACCCTCGCGGCGGCTGGCACACATCGCCCGTCTGATCCGCGATTTCCATGACGCCGTGCAGGACTTCACTCCGCCGCCGGACGCCCGCTGGCGGGCACTGATCCCCGCGGAGGGAGGCGACATCATCGCCCACAACGACCTGGCGCCGTGGAACCTGGTGGCCGGCGAGCAGGGGTGGGTGTTCATCGACTGGGACGCCGCCGCGCCCGGTTCTCACCTGTGGGATGTCGCCTATGCCGTCCACGGGTTCATCCCCTTGTCGGCGGATCCGGGTCTGCAACAGGCCGATGCCGCCACCCGGCTGCGCGTGTTCGCCGATGCCTGCGGCCTGGATGAGGACCAGCGGCGGCGTCTGGTGCCCCTGCTGGGCCGCCGTACCCGTTCCATGCACGACTTCCTGCGGGAACAGGCCGCCCGGGGCACCCAGCCCTGGGAGGCTCTGGGCGCAGGGTCACGGCGACGGCTGGCGCAGCGACGCCGAGTACATCGAGCACCACCAACAGACATGGGCGCGGGCCCTGCTCGATGGGTGACCGCGACGTCGGGACGACTCGCGTCCGCCGACGACCGCTCGGGTGAACGATTTGATCTGTCGAGAAGCTGA
- a CDS encoding iron chaperone: MAGSENSTYEGFTAEERAAMKEHAQEQKKAARRGSRADKAAEAERDVLAKIAEMPEADRILAERVHAIIKANAPALAPKLWYGMPAYALDGKVVCFFQSAAKFKARYATLGFNDPAKLDEGAMWATAFALTEVTPEVEARIAALVKQAVS, translated from the coding sequence ATGGCCGGTAGTGAGAACAGCACGTACGAGGGGTTCACGGCCGAGGAGCGGGCCGCGATGAAAGAGCACGCCCAGGAGCAGAAGAAGGCGGCGCGCCGCGGCTCGCGCGCGGACAAGGCGGCGGAGGCGGAGCGGGACGTGCTCGCGAAGATCGCCGAGATGCCGGAGGCGGACCGCATCCTGGCCGAGCGCGTCCACGCCATCATCAAAGCCAACGCCCCGGCTCTGGCGCCGAAGCTCTGGTACGGGATGCCCGCCTACGCGCTGGACGGCAAGGTCGTCTGCTTCTTCCAGAGCGCGGCGAAGTTCAAGGCACGCTATGCGACGCTCGGGTTCAACGACCCGGCGAAGCTGGACGAGGGTGCGATGTGGGCGACCGCCTTCGCCCTGACCGAGGTGACGCCCGAGGTGGAGGCGCGGATCGCCGCGCTCGTGAAGCAGGCGGTGAGCTGA